A region of uncultured Draconibacterium sp. DNA encodes the following proteins:
- a CDS encoding TonB-dependent receptor, which yields MKEKLKMRKMLLLFVGTFFVLGAFAQEVVLKGVVTSSDDNQPLPGVTITVQGTTNGTVTDFDGNYTLSVPSDAMLVYSYIGMKPQVIGVEGRTEINVQLDPELFNVDEVVVVGYGVQKKILTTGANLNVKGEDIAELNTGSAMEALQGVAAGISITRNNGAPGAGTRVTIRGLGTIGNSNPLYIVDGVAVGDIDYLSPSDIQSIDVLKDAASAAIYGSRAANGVVLVTTVKGSEDRPAKITYDAYYGIQNIYKNLDPLTAQEYMYIMDEGRVNDNKAPMDWQKEITGNNWLRTNYGDALADQLGDDVWGALQNGWEGTNWIDEITSSNVPMQSHALNITGGSKDITYSAGVSYFDQKSIIGSEITDAGYKRLTARLNTEMVLKKNKEHSIITVGENITYTNTENRSARTGNIYWNDLHNALVQHPLMPAYWQPAIDNNINEFGFTPTMDDVNQATNPIASMYYATNYNYGKGNRVVGNVYAIVEPIKDLKLRSSYGLDAWFGWGRSMNPTYRLGTLYTDATDGASQNQYMGSNWTWTTTLSYDRKIGDHDITGLVGYELLQNDINLELGGSRNNLLFPGDPRYAYINNTESPASISDINTWGADWAAGGGGLMSYMARAQYNYKEKYLLSVTMRADGSSNFAKGNRWGYFPSLSAGWVLTSEDFMESTSDVLDFAKVRVSWGQNGNQSIDNFIYSSQITYAFPGYFFGDTKPVSGTTAYPSKVPNPDVTWETSEQLNIGLDARLLDSRLGIALDWYKKTTKDWLVVAPILGTSGAGAPFINGGDIENKGFEMVLNWSDNISDFKYSVVLSGAHNKNEVTRIANTDGIIHGPSHVISQGTAEVSRVEVGYPIGYFYGYETAGILQNQDEVDAYVGPDGTPYFNDQRPGDVRFVDKNMDGIIDENDKGYLGNPNPDFEMGLQLNLAYKGFYVNTTLAGKFGMQVMQSYRSFADSPTQNYTSSVFERWHGEGTSTKMPRLSSVSNRNQQYVSDIYMHDADYLRINNLTVGYDFSKMLSSFDAISTLKVYAAVNNLHTFTSYDGMDPEVRFGHDAGWASGIDLGLYPLPRTVMFGLSVAF from the coding sequence ATGAAAGAAAAACTAAAAATGAGAAAAATGCTCCTGCTATTTGTGGGTACATTTTTCGTCTTGGGGGCATTTGCCCAGGAAGTTGTTCTGAAAGGTGTGGTAACCTCTTCTGACGATAATCAACCCTTACCGGGGGTGACTATCACAGTGCAAGGAACCACAAACGGAACAGTTACCGACTTTGATGGTAATTATACATTATCTGTACCATCTGATGCTATGCTTGTGTATTCTTATATTGGAATGAAACCACAGGTTATTGGCGTGGAAGGAAGAACTGAAATCAACGTACAACTCGATCCTGAATTGTTTAATGTTGACGAAGTAGTAGTTGTGGGTTATGGTGTACAGAAGAAAATCCTGACCACTGGAGCCAACTTAAATGTAAAAGGAGAAGATATTGCAGAACTTAATACTGGTTCAGCAATGGAAGCTCTACAAGGTGTTGCTGCCGGTATTAGTATTACAAGGAACAATGGTGCACCAGGTGCAGGAACCCGGGTTACTATTCGTGGTTTAGGAACCATCGGTAATTCAAATCCTTTATATATTGTTGACGGTGTTGCTGTTGGGGACATTGACTACCTTAGTCCTTCTGATATTCAGTCAATTGATGTTTTGAAAGATGCGGCATCTGCAGCGATTTATGGTTCAAGAGCTGCAAACGGAGTAGTACTGGTAACTACTGTTAAAGGTAGCGAAGACCGTCCTGCGAAGATTACTTACGACGCTTATTACGGAATTCAGAATATATACAAAAACCTGGATCCGTTAACTGCGCAGGAGTACATGTACATTATGGATGAAGGCCGAGTTAACGATAACAAGGCGCCAATGGACTGGCAGAAGGAAATCACAGGAAACAACTGGCTTAGAACCAACTATGGCGATGCATTAGCTGACCAGTTAGGGGATGACGTTTGGGGAGCACTTCAAAACGGTTGGGAAGGTACTAACTGGATAGATGAAATTACCAGTAGTAATGTTCCAATGCAAAGTCATGCTTTAAACATTACCGGAGGAAGCAAAGATATTACCTACTCCGCAGGGGTTTCCTATTTCGATCAAAAAAGTATTATCGGAAGTGAAATAACAGATGCCGGATACAAAAGGTTAACAGCGCGGTTAAATACCGAAATGGTATTAAAAAAGAACAAGGAACACAGTATTATTACTGTTGGCGAGAATATCACCTATACCAATACTGAAAACAGAAGTGCCAGAACCGGTAACATTTACTGGAATGATTTGCACAACGCACTTGTTCAGCACCCTTTAATGCCTGCTTACTGGCAGCCAGCTATTGATAATAACATCAACGAATTTGGTTTTACGCCAACCATGGATGATGTAAATCAAGCGACCAACCCAATAGCCTCAATGTACTATGCTACAAATTACAATTATGGTAAAGGAAACCGGGTTGTTGGAAACGTGTATGCAATAGTTGAACCGATAAAAGACTTAAAATTAAGATCCTCTTACGGACTGGATGCATGGTTTGGTTGGGGCAGATCGATGAACCCAACTTATCGATTAGGAACGCTTTATACCGATGCCACTGACGGAGCTTCACAAAACCAATACATGGGAAGTAACTGGACATGGACAACCACACTTTCATATGATCGTAAGATTGGAGACCATGATATAACAGGTTTAGTTGGTTATGAGTTACTTCAGAACGACATAAATCTGGAATTAGGAGGCTCACGAAATAATTTATTATTCCCCGGAGATCCTCGCTACGCCTATATTAATAATACCGAAAGTCCGGCTTCTATCAGCGATATCAATACCTGGGGAGCTGACTGGGCTGCCGGTGGTGGCGGTTTAATGTCGTACATGGCCAGAGCGCAATACAATTATAAAGAGAAGTACCTGCTCTCAGTTACAATGCGTGCAGACGGCTCTTCTAACTTTGCCAAAGGAAACCGATGGGGATATTTCCCTTCATTATCAGCAGGTTGGGTACTTACCAGTGAAGACTTTATGGAAAGTACTTCAGACGTTCTTGATTTCGCTAAAGTTCGCGTAAGCTGGGGACAAAACGGTAACCAGTCAATCGACAACTTTATTTACTCTTCACAAATAACCTATGCTTTCCCTGGTTATTTCTTTGGAGATACAAAACCGGTATCCGGAACAACAGCATATCCGTCAAAAGTTCCAAACCCGGACGTAACCTGGGAAACCTCGGAGCAGTTGAATATCGGACTTGATGCGAGATTACTTGATTCAAGACTAGGTATTGCGTTAGACTGGTATAAGAAAACCACAAAAGACTGGTTGGTTGTAGCACCTATTTTGGGTACTTCAGGCGCCGGTGCTCCTTTTATCAATGGAGGAGATATCGAAAATAAAGGTTTTGAAATGGTATTAAACTGGAGCGACAATATTAGCGATTTTAAATATAGTGTTGTTTTGAGCGGTGCACATAATAAAAACGAGGTAACGAGAATTGCCAATACCGATGGTATTATTCACGGACCTTCTCACGTAATATCGCAAGGTACAGCAGAGGTTTCAAGGGTTGAAGTAGGATATCCAATTGGTTATTTCTATGGATACGAAACAGCTGGTATTCTGCAGAATCAGGATGAAGTTGATGCTTATGTTGGACCTGACGGAACACCTTATTTTAATGATCAGCGACCTGGTGATGTTCGTTTTGTTGATAAAAATATGGATGGTATAATCGATGAAAACGATAAAGGCTATCTGGGAAATCCTAATCCTGATTTCGAGATGGGATTGCAATTAAACCTTGCCTATAAAGGATTTTACGTAAATACCACTTTAGCCGGAAAATTCGGAATGCAGGTAATGCAATCGTACCGTTCATTTGCTGATAGTCCAACACAAAACTACACCTCATCTGTTTTTGAACGTTGGCATGGTGAAGGTACCTCTACTAAGATGCCACGACTCTCTTCTGTTTCAAACAGGAATCAGCAGTACGTTTCTGACATTTACATGCATGATGCGGATTATTTGAGAATCAATAACTTGACAGTAGGTTACGATTTTAGCAAAATGCTTTCAAGTTTTGATGCTATTTCAACGCTTAAAGTATACGCTGCTGTAAATAACCTGCACACTTTTACAAGCTACGATGGAATGGATCCTGAAGTTCGTTTCGGACACGATGCCGGTTGGGCATCCGGAATTGACCTCGGATTATACCCATTACCAAGGACAGTAATGTTTGGATTAAGTGTTGCCTTTTAA
- a CDS encoding DUF493 family protein, protein MDKYKNLRYRLMETETWPLKYMFKFIIPNEEGKVDQVKALLPKEGKVTFKHTANLKHVSVTSVALMKSADQIIEITEKVDKIEGVIVL, encoded by the coding sequence ATGGATAAATATAAAAATCTGCGCTATCGGCTGATGGAAACAGAAACATGGCCACTGAAATATATGTTTAAGTTTATTATTCCCAATGAAGAAGGTAAAGTTGATCAGGTAAAAGCTTTACTGCCCAAAGAAGGTAAAGTAACATTTAAACATACTGCTAATCTAAAACACGTGTCAGTTACTTCTGTGGCTTTAATGAAATCGGCCGACCAAATTATTGAGATAACCGAGAAGGTGGATAAGATTGAGGGAGTGATTGTGCTGTAA
- a CDS encoding two-component regulator propeller domain-containing protein → MKKIILILLLISPILGFSQVKRIGIPNILNYPKADYRAGTQNWGVAQDPDGFMYFANNLGLLRFDGLNWDLYNDSFTSNVRSVCIDDDGTIYIGLDEDFGIFDPNAPEGPGFKSLLDKLPEDIPETDVIWKIYNTQYGIVFQSYKYLFIYKDNKIDVIKPQKAFYYSFYINNRLFFHEPGVGLYEYINGFVNKVPWADELKDHEIQSMVSFFENHLLIGTAQSGWFEYKNGKLKKWDVPANTQTENDVLYCGIKLDGNNLAIGTILNGLIIANSEGEIIQHLNLNNGLQNNTILSLCNDRSGNLWLGLDNGIDYIELNSPISYTSRSENIGTGYCAVIHNNLLYLGTNQGLFTKKFSTVGDDNTEVFKLIPGTEGQVWSLKVLNGQLLCGHNLGTFAINGQEAHLINEEPGLWTLNQLKDEPNYAIGGTFNGLLLFHFEDGQWKFQNKIKGFSVSSRFLSEDRDGNIWISHGAIGVYRVTLNAQRDSATNVRLYGAKDGLPSDLTNILLKFDNSWYISTVDGLYNYNAATDRFEKHKSLNEILPQNNRLKYIEKDFQGNYWYIAENEVGVLHKNDDTSYTRITTPFQQLPNKLVREWEFLYVYDLNNVFFATENGFAHYSSRIVTSYNQPFKCFITQVDVPNLDTIVYPIQGRDPIEFPFQKNAFRFNFSAPFYQNPEQLEFSYFIDNYSDSWSAWSNDNYRDLTNLPENDYVFRVKARNSFGIESNEATFSFVITPPWHRSKAATYIYILIVFVIVVIIAWLINRRFEKSKQKERKKHEQKLRVKEKEFEQQAVLAEKEIIRLKNEKLEAEKLSLDKELANQTLSIVNKNKFLMKINEELKRVSNETSDGAVKTKMAILKKRIDKEIDNQNQNQIFESYFEEVHAEFFDRLKDKFPHLSPKDLRLSAYIRMNMSTKEIATLLNISDRGVEISRYRLRKKLELSREVNLSTFLINL, encoded by the coding sequence TTGAAAAAGATAATACTCATACTGCTTCTCATTTCCCCAATACTTGGATTTAGCCAGGTAAAAAGGATTGGTATTCCCAATATTCTGAATTACCCAAAAGCGGATTACCGGGCCGGGACACAAAACTGGGGTGTTGCTCAAGATCCCGATGGTTTTATGTATTTCGCCAATAACCTTGGGCTGCTTCGTTTCGATGGGCTGAACTGGGATTTATACAATGACTCTTTCACCTCAAATGTTCGTTCGGTGTGTATTGACGATGATGGAACTATTTATATTGGATTGGACGAAGACTTTGGGATTTTCGATCCCAATGCACCGGAAGGTCCGGGTTTTAAAAGTTTACTCGATAAGCTGCCTGAAGATATTCCTGAAACAGATGTGATCTGGAAAATATACAATACTCAGTATGGGATTGTATTTCAATCGTATAAATACCTCTTTATATACAAGGACAATAAAATTGATGTCATAAAACCACAAAAGGCATTTTACTATTCCTTTTATATTAATAACCGACTCTTTTTCCACGAACCCGGAGTAGGCTTATACGAATACATTAACGGATTTGTAAATAAAGTCCCCTGGGCCGATGAGCTGAAAGATCATGAAATTCAATCGATGGTGAGCTTTTTCGAAAATCATTTGCTGATTGGAACTGCCCAGTCCGGATGGTTTGAATACAAGAATGGTAAACTAAAAAAATGGGATGTTCCGGCCAATACACAAACCGAAAACGATGTTTTGTATTGCGGCATTAAACTCGATGGAAACAACCTGGCTATCGGTACTATATTAAACGGACTCATCATTGCAAATTCCGAAGGAGAGATTATTCAGCATTTAAATCTGAATAACGGACTACAAAACAATACTATTTTAAGCCTTTGTAACGATCGGTCGGGAAATTTATGGCTCGGGCTCGATAACGGCATCGACTATATCGAGCTAAATTCACCAATTAGCTACACCTCACGTTCCGAAAATATTGGAACCGGCTACTGTGCTGTAATACATAACAACCTGCTTTATCTCGGAACCAACCAGGGACTTTTTACCAAAAAGTTCTCTACTGTTGGCGATGACAATACTGAGGTTTTCAAATTAATTCCGGGAACAGAGGGACAGGTTTGGAGTTTAAAGGTACTAAACGGACAGTTATTATGCGGACACAATTTGGGGACATTTGCCATAAACGGACAAGAAGCGCACCTAATTAACGAAGAACCCGGATTGTGGACTTTAAATCAACTAAAAGATGAGCCCAATTACGCCATTGGAGGTACTTTCAATGGCCTATTGTTATTTCATTTCGAAGACGGGCAATGGAAGTTTCAAAATAAAATAAAAGGATTTAGTGTGTCGAGCCGTTTCCTGTCTGAAGACAGAGATGGGAATATTTGGATTAGCCACGGAGCGATAGGAGTTTACCGTGTTACATTAAATGCCCAACGCGATTCAGCAACGAATGTGAGACTGTATGGGGCAAAAGACGGACTCCCTAGCGACCTGACGAATATATTGCTGAAGTTCGACAATTCGTGGTATATTTCAACAGTTGATGGCTTGTATAATTACAATGCCGCTACCGACCGTTTTGAAAAACATAAATCGTTAAACGAAATTTTGCCCCAAAACAACCGGCTGAAATATATTGAAAAAGATTTTCAGGGGAATTACTGGTACATTGCCGAAAACGAGGTGGGCGTACTTCATAAAAACGATGATACCAGCTACACAAGAATTACAACGCCGTTCCAGCAATTACCCAACAAGCTGGTGCGCGAATGGGAATTTTTATATGTATATGATTTAAACAATGTATTTTTTGCCACCGAAAATGGCTTTGCACATTATTCTTCTCGAATTGTTACTTCGTATAACCAACCGTTTAAATGTTTTATTACACAGGTTGATGTTCCCAATCTCGATACAATAGTGTACCCCATACAAGGCCGCGACCCCATTGAGTTTCCTTTTCAGAAAAACGCCTTTCGTTTTAATTTTTCCGCACCTTTTTATCAAAACCCCGAGCAGCTGGAGTTTAGCTATTTTATCGATAACTACTCAGATTCATGGTCGGCGTGGTCGAACGATAACTACCGCGACTTAACTAACCTGCCTGAAAATGATTATGTGTTCAGAGTAAAAGCCCGTAACAGTTTTGGCATTGAAAGCAACGAAGCCACTTTTTCATTCGTCATCACACCGCCGTGGCACCGCTCAAAAGCTGCCACCTACATTTACATTTTAATTGTTTTTGTGATAGTTGTGATTATTGCCTGGTTAATTAACCGGCGCTTCGAAAAATCAAAACAAAAGGAACGTAAAAAACACGAGCAAAAATTACGGGTAAAAGAAAAAGAATTTGAGCAACAAGCTGTACTTGCCGAAAAAGAGATTATTCGTTTAAAAAACGAAAAGCTGGAGGCAGAAAAACTGTCGCTGGATAAAGAGTTAGCCAACCAAACACTTAGCATTGTAAACAAAAATAAGTTCCTGATGAAAATTAATGAGGAACTTAAACGGGTTTCGAATGAAACTTCTGACGGGGCCGTTAAAACAAAAATGGCGATACTTAAAAAACGTATCGACAAGGAAATCGATAATCAAAATCAAAATCAAATATTCGAAAGTTATTTTGAAGAGGTACATGCTGAATTCTTTGATCGCTTAAAAGACAAATTCCCTCACTTGTCGCCAAAAGACTTGCGTCTTAGTGCCTACATCCGAATGAACATGTCGACCAAAGAAATTGCAACCTTGTTAAATATTTCTGATCGCGGAGTAGAAATCAGCCGTTATCGCCTTCGAAAAAAGCTCGAACTATCGCGCGAGGTAAACCTATCTACTTTTCTTATAAATTTGTAA
- a CDS encoding DUF6377 domain-containing protein: protein MKFFRLFICLVLFFPGVVFGHSALDSLMNRLDAAIENHKVYQQQKEERIQALKNQLRTVSPNTIEEYRLNAKLYDEYRPYICDSAIQYKNRNIDVAKQLNNTTLLYESELSLAFLMASTGMYLEAVDLITSIERTKVPDNLLIEYYNTYRHVYSELAFYTQNKKGEARYWQISNRYTDSMYNVLSSTNDLYYALKEESLRNAGKTEEALSINDTILANSSMGTREFAIASYNRSLTYRRIKDSDGVKYYLAQSALSDILSATKDHASLWMLAEILFQENDMERAYNYIRFSWSETVFYNARLRSLQSAGILSLIDRTYQATVEKKNRQLQNYLLLSSILGLLLTVALVYIYSQMRRLSETRKYLQKANSSLQNLNTELQKVNDQLQIVNMDLSESDHIKEVYIGHFIKLCSTYIDKMESFRRLVNKKITNGQVAELHALTRSQEMMDDEAEELFRNFDKAFLRIFPHFVEKVNELLLDEEKFELKEEELLNTELRILALIRLGISNSSQIADFLRYSVNTIYNYRAKTKNRAKSRNDFEEMITQIR, encoded by the coding sequence ATGAAATTTTTTAGATTGTTTATTTGCCTTGTATTATTCTTTCCCGGTGTTGTGTTTGGGCATTCTGCTTTGGATTCGCTTATGAATCGTTTGGATGCAGCAATCGAAAATCATAAGGTTTATCAACAGCAGAAAGAGGAACGGATTCAGGCGCTGAAAAATCAATTGCGTACAGTTTCTCCTAATACCATTGAAGAGTATAGGCTGAACGCGAAATTGTATGATGAATACCGACCCTACATTTGCGATTCGGCGATACAGTACAAAAACAGAAATATTGATGTTGCCAAACAACTAAATAATACCACTCTTTTGTACGAAAGCGAGCTTAGCCTGGCTTTTCTTATGGCCTCTACCGGTATGTATCTTGAGGCAGTAGATTTAATTACTTCAATTGAAAGAACGAAAGTTCCCGATAATTTACTGATTGAATATTACAATACTTACCGACATGTTTACTCTGAATTAGCATTTTACACGCAAAACAAAAAGGGCGAAGCGCGGTACTGGCAGATTTCAAATCGTTACACCGATTCGATGTACAATGTGCTTTCTTCAACAAACGATTTGTATTATGCATTGAAAGAGGAAAGCCTCAGAAACGCAGGGAAGACAGAGGAAGCGCTTAGCATTAATGATACGATATTGGCCAACAGTTCGATGGGTACCCGCGAGTTTGCAATTGCCAGTTATAACCGTTCGCTAACCTACCGGAGAATTAAAGATTCGGATGGGGTAAAGTATTACCTGGCTCAGTCGGCCTTGTCCGATATATTGTCTGCAACAAAAGACCATGCCTCGTTGTGGATGCTGGCAGAAATACTATTTCAGGAAAACGATATGGAACGTGCTTACAACTATATTCGTTTTTCGTGGAGCGAAACTGTATTTTATAACGCACGTCTCCGAAGTTTACAAAGCGCCGGAATATTGTCGTTAATCGACAGGACATACCAGGCAACCGTTGAAAAGAAAAACCGGCAACTCCAAAATTATCTTTTACTTTCCAGTATTTTGGGACTTCTGCTAACTGTTGCGCTCGTTTATATTTACAGCCAGATGAGGCGTTTATCCGAGACGCGTAAATATTTACAAAAGGCCAATTCGAGTTTGCAAAATTTAAATACTGAGCTGCAAAAAGTAAATGATCAACTACAAATTGTAAATATGGATCTCTCGGAATCGGACCATATCAAAGAAGTTTATATCGGACATTTTATAAAACTTTGCTCCACCTATATTGATAAAATGGAAAGCTTCCGTCGTTTGGTAAACAAAAAGATTACCAACGGCCAGGTTGCCGAGTTGCATGCGCTTACCCGTTCGCAGGAAATGATGGATGATGAAGCGGAAGAACTCTTTAGGAATTTTGATAAGGCATTTTTACGCATATTTCCCCATTTTGTCGAAAAAGTAAACGAGCTGTTGCTGGATGAAGAAAAGTTTGAGTTGAAAGAAGAAGAGCTCCTGAATACTGAATTGCGAATTCTGGCATTAATCAGGTTGGGAATTAGTAACAGCTCGCAAATTGCCGACTTTTTAAGATACTCTGTAAATACCATTTATAATTATCGGGCAAAAACAAAAAACAGGGCAAAATCGCGTAACGATTTCGAAGAAATGATTACACAAATTCGATAA
- a CDS encoding TonB-dependent receptor has translation MRTKLLKFKIPLFFLVVLMGFNLSLQAQNPIEIRGVVSDASGDPLPGVNIVIKGTLQGTLTVFDGNYKITVPGNDAVLVFSFIGYNSQEVTVGNQSTINVALKEDFKQLDEVVVIGYGSVARKDVTTAVSTVSTKEIDERPIVSAAQAIQGKAAGVNVYQPNGAPGGEMVIRVRGTTSFNGSNNPLYVVDGVPVDNLNFLSPMDIASMQILKDASSAAIYGSRAANGVILITTKQASGEAKISLNTQFGVSHVANQIESLNAAQYKELMDEIRPGAIPDGTTDQTDWFNEVYGTGITQNYQLQISDGNEKTRYFISGGYLNEKGVLSSAFFRRYNLRSNLESQVRSWLNIGLNLSYSDNTRNGVTTGAGSNRGGVVLSVVNLPTASNIVDPETGLYNRTFFGQNIVNPIESIENGKNNKNNENRLIASGSSTITFLPELTLKSSFTLDRRNGKNTGFNPPVHGSDRDDWGNAWDTRSTNTLLVFDNVMTFKKTFAEKHNFEAMAGTSWTDSQWSQSYVNGSHYKDDTIHTLNAANKISWNGTGTGASAWGIMSVFGRLSYNYESKYLFTFNVREDGSSKLHPDYRWGTFPSFSAAWRLSSEEFMQGLTWIDDLKIRGGWGQTGNQSGVGDYAYLQRYNITRQAWFETGQEDALPLITQANLRTSDLKWETTSQVNLGLDATLFADRVTIAMDYYSKHTEDMLMYVSLPAGAAAASNIVRNEGEMMNRGVEFSVSSRNFTGAFTWSTDFNISHNTNELKSLELQQIYYDAETTDAFHQIRVVRNEPGRALGGFYGYISDGVDPETGELMYRDINEDGKITASDRTYIGDPNPAFTFGLTNSFSYKGFSLNVFLQGAVGNDIFNASKGDVMGMYDLKNQSTEVLHRWRTPGQITDVPKAGFVMQPSSYFVEDGSYLRVKDITFSYNFSGGILNKLGVSRLQPYVTATNLLTLTDYSGMDPEVNQWGNSGAVQGIDWGTYPHSKTFVFGLNVEF, from the coding sequence ATGAGGACAAAACTCTTAAAATTTAAAATTCCACTCTTTTTTTTAGTGGTGTTAATGGGCTTTAATCTCTCATTGCAGGCACAAAACCCGATTGAAATTCGGGGAGTGGTAAGCGATGCTTCAGGCGATCCCTTACCAGGTGTGAATATTGTAATTAAAGGCACCTTGCAGGGAACGCTTACCGTCTTTGATGGTAACTACAAAATTACCGTTCCCGGAAACGATGCTGTACTTGTATTTTCATTTATCGGATACAATTCGCAGGAAGTTACTGTGGGTAACCAGAGCACAATCAATGTAGCGTTGAAAGAAGACTTTAAGCAGCTGGATGAAGTAGTGGTAATCGGTTATGGTTCGGTTGCCCGTAAAGATGTTACCACAGCGGTTTCAACAGTTTCAACCAAAGAGATCGACGAACGTCCGATTGTATCGGCAGCACAGGCCATTCAGGGAAAAGCGGCCGGTGTTAACGTTTACCAGCCCAACGGAGCTCCCGGTGGCGAAATGGTTATTCGTGTGCGTGGTACTACTTCGTTTAATGGAAGCAACAATCCTTTGTACGTGGTAGATGGGGTTCCGGTTGATAACCTCAATTTCCTTTCGCCTATGGATATTGCCAGTATGCAAATCCTGAAAGATGCTTCATCAGCAGCGATTTATGGTTCGAGAGCGGCAAACGGTGTAATTCTTATTACTACCAAGCAGGCCAGCGGCGAAGCAAAAATTTCGCTGAATACGCAATTTGGTGTTAGCCATGTTGCCAACCAGATAGAGTCGTTAAATGCTGCCCAGTATAAGGAGCTGATGGACGAAATTCGCCCGGGGGCAATTCCTGATGGTACCACAGATCAAACCGATTGGTTCAACGAAGTATACGGAACGGGTATCACTCAAAACTATCAGTTACAGATTTCGGATGGTAACGAAAAAACACGCTACTTTATTTCCGGAGGTTACCTGAATGAAAAAGGGGTACTCAGCTCTGCATTTTTCCGCAGATATAACCTGCGCAGTAACCTCGAAAGCCAGGTACGTAGCTGGTTGAATATTGGTTTAAACCTGTCGTATTCGGATAACACCCGCAACGGGGTAACTACCGGAGCCGGATCAAACCGAGGTGGTGTTGTGCTATCGGTTGTTAACTTGCCAACTGCATCAAATATTGTCGATCCTGAAACAGGATTATATAACCGCACTTTCTTCGGACAAAATATTGTAAACCCGATCGAATCGATCGAAAATGGTAAAAACAATAAGAATAACGAGAACCGCCTGATTGCTTCAGGTAGTTCAACCATTACTTTTTTACCTGAATTAACCTTGAAATCGTCGTTCACTTTAGATCGTCGTAACGGCAAAAATACCGGATTTAATCCTCCGGTACATGGTTCCGACAGAGATGACTGGGGAAATGCATGGGATACCAGAAGTACGAATACATTACTGGTTTTCGATAATGTAATGACCTTTAAAAAGACATTTGCCGAGAAACACAATTTTGAAGCAATGGCCGGTACTTCGTGGACTGATTCGCAGTGGTCGCAAAGCTATGTTAATGGCTCGCACTATAAAGATGATACTATCCATACTTTAAACGCGGCAAATAAAATTTCCTGGAACGGTACCGGTACCGGCGCTTCGGCCTGGGGAATCATGTCGGTTTTCGGACGTCTGTCATACAATTACGAAAGTAAATACCTTTTTACATTCAATGTTCGCGAAGACGGTTCGTCAAAACTACATCCCGATTATCGTTGGGGAACATTCCCTTCATTCTCGGCAGCATGGCGTTTGTCGTCAGAAGAATTTATGCAGGGATTAACCTGGATCGACGATTTGAAAATCAGAGGTGGCTGGGGACAAACCGGTAACCAGTCGGGAGTTGGCGACTATGCTTATTTGCAACGTTACAACATCACTCGTCAGGCCTGGTTCGAAACAGGGCAGGAAGATGCATTGCCGCTTATTACGCAGGCTAACCTTCGTACATCCGACCTGAAATGGGAAACAACTTCGCAGGTTAACCTTGGTTTGGATGCGACACTGTTTGCCGACCGCGTAACGATTGCAATGGACTATTATTCGAAACACACTGAAGATATGCTGATGTATGTTTCGTTGCCGGCGGGTGCCGCTGCAGCAAGCAATATTGTACGAAACGAAGGTGAGATGATGAACCGTGGTGTTGAGTTTTCGGTAAGTTCACGCAACTTTACAGGTGCTTTCACCTGGAGCACCGACTTTAATATTTCGCATAACACAAATGAATTGAAAAGCCTGGAATTACAGCAGATCTATTATGATGCTGAAACTACTGATGCCTTTCACCAAATTCGTGTTGTACGTAACGAACCCGGACGTGCGCTTGGTGGATTCTATGGTTATATAAGTGATGGAGTTGATCCGGAAACAGGAGAATTGATGTACCGCGACATAAATGAAGACGGCAAAATTACAGCGTCAGACAGAACATATATTGGCGACCCGAACCCGGCCTTTACTTTTGGTTTAACCAACTCGTTTTCGTACAAAGGTTTTAGCCTGAATGTTTTTCTGCAGGGAGCTGTTGGCAACGACATCTTTAATGCCTCAAAAGGCGATGTGATGGGAATGTACGATTTGAAAAACCAATCTACAGAAGTGCTTCACCGCTGGCGTACGCCCGGACAAATTACTGATGTACCAAAAGCCGGTTTTGTTATGCAACCTTCAAGTTATTTTGTTGAAGACGGCAGTTACCTGCGTGTAAAAGATATAACCTTCTCTTACAACTTCAGTGGTGGTATTCTTAACAAACTGGGTGTTTCGCGTTTGCAACCTTATGTTACCGCAACCAACCTGTTAACGCTTACCGACTATAGCGGAATGGATCCTGAAGTAAATCAATGGGGGAACAGTGGTGCCGTTCAGGGTATCGATTGGGGAACCTACCCACACAGTAAGACTTTTGTTTTTGGGTTGAATGTTGAATTTTAA